The stretch of DNA GATGGTTCTACTTTACAAATGGGCATTGGAGGAATTCCTAACTCAGTACTATCCTGCCTAACCAACCACAAAGACCTTGGTGTTCATACCGAAATGTTTTCCGATGGCATATTGCCATTGATCGAAAAGGGAATTGTGAATGGCTCGAAGAAAGTCGTGATGCCGGGCAAAATTGTTTCTGGCTTTGCGATGGGAACAAGAAAGCTATACGATTTTATGGATGACAACCCCGAAGTATTGATGATGGATATTTCTTTTGTCAATGACACTTCGGTTATCCGCAAAAACCCAAAAGCTATTGCCATTAATTCTGCATTGGAAGTCGACCTTACAGGTCAGATTTGCGCAGATAGCATCGGCACCCAAATGTACTCCGGTGTTGGCGGGCAAATGGATTTTATGCGTGGAGCTGCTTTATCAAACGGAGGCAAAGCTATTTGCGCATTGCCTTCTATCACCCATAAAGGAGTTTCAAAAATCACCGCCACTTTAAAACAAGGTGCCGGTGTGGTTACCACCAGAGCTCATGCCCAATATATTGTTACCGAGTATGGAATAGCAGAACTCAAAGGAAAAAACCTATCTCAACGTGCGAAAGCACTTATAAATGTGGCTCATCCGAGCGTAAGGGAAGAGTTGGACAGAGAAGCCTTCGAGCGTTTCGGTCCCAGCTTTATCTCTTTTAACAATTTAACTATGGCTTAAGTAAAGGGCTTGCAAGCAAGCCCTTTACTTTCATTAACAAAGAAATGCTTAAGCAATGAATTCAACAGAAAAATTGTTTGCTGACTTTCCGGGACTTACTCAAAAGCAATGGAAAGAAAAGGCTATTGATGACCTAAAAGGAGCCGATTATGAAAAAAAGCTGGTCTGGAAAACAGATGATGGCTTTTCGGTGCAGCCTTTTTATACAACTGAAGATATAGAAAGTGATTTCCTTAAAAATCAATATAAATTCTTTACCGCTTCATCAGAAAGGACATGGATCAATTATACTGAAATCAAGGTAGAAGATGTTCAAAAAGCCAATAAGCTTGCCGTAGAATTACTGAACTTCGGAGCCGAAGGTTTTCTGTTCAAACTGGAAGGTAATGATATTCCTGATTTCAATACTTTACTTAACGGGATTGATGTAAATAAATACGCCATTTCATTCTCGATCTATAAACCTTCAGTTGCCTTTCTATCAAAATACCTGGCTTATCTGATTGAAAAGAACATCAAAGCAATGAATGTAAGAGGTTTCATAGAAGCCGACATTCTTGAAAATTTGGTTCTTCGAGGATGCAAGATCGATATCACTGAACTCGCCGAAATTATTCACTTAACCAAATCGTATCCTAATTTCCAATCACTGACTATCCGTTCGCATGCTTTCGTAAATGCAGGAAGTAATACCACTCAAGAACTTGCTTTCACGCTTAACAAGCTGGTTGATTATATCGATCTTCTTTCCGAAGCAGGCTTAACGCCAGTCGAAGTTATCAACAAACTTCAGTTCCATATGGCCATCAGCGGGGATTATTTCTTTGAAATAGCAAAACTGAGGGCAATGCGAATATTGCTGAATAGTTTGATGAATTTATACGGATGTAATGCTTCG from Solitalea canadensis DSM 3403 encodes:
- a CDS encoding acetyl-CoA hydrolase/transferase family protein, giving the protein MANYISPQEAVKLIKSGDRILVQAACATPEILLKAMVERAEELRNVELVHLHTDGYCDYAKPEYKDSFRTSCFFIGGNIRKYVQAGTAQYNPVFLSDIPLLFRNGTLPLDVVLVHVSPPDKHGYCSLGTSVDIVVAGIETGKTIIAQVNPNMPRTMGDGIVHISKFAACVQVDTPIYEMHLGEPTEQERLIGQHIASMIEDGSTLQMGIGGIPNSVLSCLTNHKDLGVHTEMFSDGILPLIEKGIVNGSKKVVMPGKIVSGFAMGTRKLYDFMDDNPEVLMMDISFVNDTSVIRKNPKAIAINSALEVDLTGQICADSIGTQMYSGVGGQMDFMRGAALSNGGKAICALPSITHKGVSKITATLKQGAGVVTTRAHAQYIVTEYGIAELKGKNLSQRAKALINVAHPSVREELDREAFERFGPSFISFNNLTMA